TAGACATGTTTTTATTAATACTTTAGCCCTTTTATTTTAAGGCATAAATATTATGCATGCTTATGAACATTTCAGGTGAGACAGAGGAAGAATTTTCAACCAGATTAGCCAATAATTTGGAGCAGTTGATTCTGAAAGAGGGACCAGAGACTGTAATACATTCAGATACATGCAAAGTGGTTTCTACTACTGGAACATTGGTTTTGTCActgacttaatttttttattacagatTGCTGCATTTATTGCTGAACCTGTAATGGGGGCAGGAGGTGTAATACCTCCACCATCAACTTATTTTGAGAAGGTATTTTGTGGTTATTGCTTCACTTGTGTGTTCTGCATTTTCAAGATGGATGGATGCCCAGTTAGTCTATTTATGTGTTTTGCATTAATAATGCATTTCATTTGTATTCCTAGTTCTAATAGGAGCTTATATATTATAGTCTGTATAATTAACTATTAAGTATGCTCTCACCATCCTTGTAACGGGTCTGTTTGTTTAAGCTTATTCAGAAAAAAgcattttctttaataaaataaacagtttTATGCTTTTTTGATATGTTTGTAAAaactgtttttttcttcttaaagtaagcaatttttttgctttttttaagaAGCAATTAAAAGCACTAAGTTTAAACAAGGGCCATATATAAGTTGATAGGTGAACCTTTATCATGAAGTACTTTTTATAATCTAATGGTTGGTgcaataaaaatgagaaaactaCTAATTTCTTGGTAAAAAAATTTCCAGTTCCAGTATTCTAATTAGTTATGGGCTTGGGCATGAACTATTAGTATTAGGCTAAAGAATATCGTATAAATAGTTGCATTtggttattaatttcttttaatcattTTCCTTGTCTAAactgtaaaatattttagagtTGTCAATTTATCCCAGCCCAGAGCCTCAGGGCCTCATCCCTGGCGCCTATGTGGGTCAGAGCCTAAAAGGATGGGGTCAGTATTTTTTGAGTTTTATCAATCATACACGGGTTTGAGTCAAATAATAGTATTGAGATTGGCTTTGTACTAGTATTACTATTAGTACTAACACTTCACTCAATTAATAGTATAAATGAGTACACACTAggttattgttatttttgtgtAACATCTCACCAATTCTAATAATGCatttatatacattaaaaatccATTTTGCTGTCTGACACCCAGGAATAATTTGCTTCATGGGTGTTTTTCTTTTAGCAGCAAGATTAAACAATGCCATTTTCGCTCTTCCCTCTTGTCCAAATACCCATAGAATATgtaagaaaggaaaaaaggcAACCTTTTTTCTCATAGCATCCAAATTCTTATGCAGGTCCAAGCCGTTGTCAAGAAGTATGACATTCTTTTTATTGCAGATGAGGTACTTCCCTAATTCTTAATATACTGTTATATAAGGTATTGTGTTGTCGAATTTCTTATTCTAATTACTATGTTATATGTCTCTTCTAAAGGTAATATGTGCCTTTGGAAGGCTTGGGACAATGTTTGGATGTGACAAGTACAACATTAAGCCAGACCTTGTATCCCTGGCTAAGGTAAAAATGAAACAGCTCTAAGTACTGGTTTGTCCATcccatatttttaaaagtttttacaaTGTTCCTCATTTTTCTGTTTGACTTATAGGCACTATCTTCTGCATATTTGCCAATTGGAGCTGTCCTTGTAAGCCCGGAAATATCAGAAGTTATACATGATCAAAGCAACAAACTAGGTATGGTGGTTGATTCATTCATGCATAAATCAGAAGAATCATCATTATATCTTCAGGCTTAGTATTCTGACAATGTTTGCTTATTTTAGGTTCATTTTCTCATGGTTTTACTTATTCTGGACACCCTGCAGCCTGTGCAGTTGCAATTGAAGCACTCAAGATCTATAAGTGTGttcttttgtttcttgcttTTAAAAACTACTATGAAGCTTATTCTATACGctagtatattttaatattttggctaTGGAGcatgattaattgattatacCTCTTTGCAGGGAAAGAAATATTGTTGACCAAGTGAACAAGATCGCCCCAAGGTTTCAAGATGGCATAAAAGCTTTTTCTGACAGTCCCATCATTGGAGAGGTGTATATTATTTGCTGGGTAATTTTAAGTTTGTGGTTGATATATAAATGCATGAGAAACATAACATTATGGGATTTGCAGATACGGGGAACTGGCTTGATTCTGGGCACTGAGTTCACAGACAACAAGTCACCTAATGATCCATTTCCTCCTGAATGGGGCAAGTTCAATACTCATTTTTCATCTATCCCTTTGTCAAACATACTTGACTCAACATGGCTATTTTATCCTTTCTAGTGATCTTAACAGTAATTTAAGCAGCATACATATTCTATAAAAGGCTACCCTTAATACAAATTCTGACATTACATGGGCTGCATTCTATTCATGTTTAAAATCTATAAAAGATGGAAGAAAAATTATTGGGTCATATGTTGGATTTGATAGCCTATATCTTGTctgctttatatttatttacttaagTTATTAACAGTGGTATAGTTACATGTGAATTAAACAAGCTGTTGTTTTATGTGGATGTGGGCATATTTTGTGGTTGTGACAGTGTAATGTATATTACAGGAATAGGTGCCTATTTTGGAGCACAATGTGAGAAGCATGGGATGTTAGTTCGTGTTGCGGGAGATAACATCATGATGTCTCCACCATATATTATATCTCCTGGAGAAGTTGAAGAGGTAACTTCACAAATAACCTTCACAAAGATATCTTCATCCATTTTCATTTAGTTTGACCTCTGGACaagaaaaaaatcacataaaaaacCTGACCTTGCTGGAGTAATGAATATGATTGTGGAGAATCACACTAATCAATAACCCTGGGCTTTTTTTAGAGACCTCATTGCTAGGGACGGAAGTAGCAAATTATTGATGGGGATGGTAATGGTAATACATACAATTGGCCACACCCCAAAACATACAATTAGTGCAATTACCCAAATTACTTGACTAATTATACAATTAGTATATTGAGGTTTTTTGGAATGTTGCTGTGTGACTTCAAGCCAAGTCCAACACTCCCAATGTATGCTCGTTATGTGTCTTCTCTCTGTGTATATCTGACATACAAACAATACTATAATGCAGCTATtactttgaattaaaattttgttacaagttttatatatgaatttcaatttttacccCCAGTTAATCAGCATTTATGGGAAAGCTTTGAAAGAAACGGAAAAGAAGGTACAGGAGCTCAAGTCTCAGCGCAAGTAGCTTAGGCCTCATGATGGAATAATAAACTCTGCTGCGCCCACTTCCGGGGGAAAAGGAAATATTGTAGTAACTTGATAAGACTTTGTTCCAACCTTTTCGTTATTGTAAATGTCAATAAATTGGTTTCCTAGTTGCTTCCTAATTATATGTTGTAGTTATACATATGCTTAGAATAATGCTCGTTACACATCTCCACATTGCATGTAGCATAGCCTCTCATTAATGACGTGGCAGCATCAATAGTGCAAGTGTAGAAATTTTAGTAAGCCAAACTGTAATAAGGTGATGGAAATTGGGCGAAGGGGAGAAATGTGTGTACGTTTGTGTTTGTGGAAAACAAAAGCACCCCGTCGATACGAAGGATGTGTTGTGCATTGGCCATTAAAAAATTGTAGTGATCTAGTGTAACTAATGACTCGTAGAAAAGCGCGAGTTAGATGTGAACAAGGTGTTTGCGCAATTATCATTAAGCTTATGTTATTGCAAGTCCAATACTATTCAAGGTTTAATTCATTTACAAGTTCAGTTACAATCTAAAGCTAATAGTATTAACaactattcaaattttattcattaatacTTAAACTTGATACTCGTAGgtaaaaaattatgcaatatttgattaaattgtcgcaggtaaaaaataataattgcaaTTGCAATGTTGGAACAAAAATGatgcaattattattatttttactaattttaaaaaataaggtaatatttttttaaagtcttTATAATTGCTCTTATTCTCTATCCTTGAGgcagtaaacaaaaaatatctctATCCTTGAGAAAAATGACAACATAATTAGAATTTTGTAGGTTAATAGATGGGCGAAGAGGATGTTGactcaaaaattatatttaatccaAGTTTCTCAGTTTACATATTCTCCTCAAATACGACGTGTATTTTGAAATGATGGTCGATGATGTTAGATGGACTGCAATGATTTAATAATAGTTTCAATTATGTGACATAAGCTTAATCTACACCCGTTATGATTTACTAGTACATTTTAATCTAGTTTGCAATATAAAAgagaatgtattttaaaaaacaatttgatcATTCTCAGTCCCTCACCATACACATAATGGCATAACATCGCTATTCAGAGGCTGAGACTTAAACAAAAGTTGGGGTTTATCATGGTAGCAAAATAAATACGAATTAATTAACGAAAcacgaaagaaaatgaaagccaACCAAACTAAATAGACAAGTATATCTCATTtggaaactttttaaaattaaaaaaagaagatagaaaAACGGTCCCGTGGAAGCAATTCCACCACACCACACCTTTGGGAAAAGCATAGATGATTGAATGAAGTCAttcatcttttgttatttttgttagcTTGTCTTCTGGCACGCCTCTCTCGGGAGCTAGGGGATGGCCTATAAACCCCATCTTCATATTCAGATTCTTCCAAATCTCTAAACGATTTCTGTgccaaataataaaatgcaaaatgaaaattataactCAGAATTTGATAGAGAGAAGGCAAAAGTAACTATGAAATTACCTCTCTAAGTTCAGCAAAGCTTACTGCATAGAAGGTCGCAGCTGCAGCCGCAATAACTCCAACAATAGGTAGAGCTATTTGCATCCCATCCATATCTGCTTAGTGTgttcctttctctttctctttctcaaaCACTCATTACTTTTATTTATGTGACTGTCAATAATAAAGGGAATACgatgataagataagataataaGGTATGCTTCCACTCTACAGTTTCACTTTTACAGTGTCAATCTATTGGCTGATTTGGCCCCTTTGCTGTTAAACAATCACTGATGATTCAACCGGCAACTTGCTATTACTTGTTGACAGATTCatttattatcaataaaaaaacgttattataatattcaatattttttttagaaaacaaaatcgGACAGGAAATTTAACCGATAAAAGtgttaatttatgatttactgACTTGATTATGGATAAATTGGAATTGAACCattaacaattaaatatatttttaatattatattatattaaataaaaattaatataaaattgtaaaaaaaaaagtttacataAAATTTGAAGTTATGATAAAAGAATCTTAAAATACTATGTTTTTAAGGATCTACGCTTGTTACACCCAATCGGCTAATCCTCCAatccaatctaattaaatttttatgggTTGAATTAGATTATTGGATTGGATTAGTTTTAGTTTAATGAactcaattaaaatttgattaaatgatGAACTTGAAATTATAGACCCGATCAAAACACAACCTAATccacatataattaaaattattaatataaaaatcttaaatCAAGCACACTTCATTCTTaaagtaatatattatttatcttaagataatatattatttgagtttatctttttctacttattttaagataataacattattttatgaATGAAACCGTGAGtatgtatttatgtttttttatgtttatcatatgaatagtaaaatattttataaatattgatttttaaaatatctttattagtctgaaaaaaattcttattattttttaatttgagaatttttttaatttttttcttaaggtttaaagagataacatttttttaatgatccAACCAAATAACTAATCCAatccaaaataattaaaattaaattgaattggattgagttgacaaaataaaaaagacaaacacaatctaatccaagtaattttaattggattgagtttAAAAATTGACCAAACTCAATCCAATCCAGACCActtacacttttaattttttgtacctataaaattaaaaatatttatcttttatcttttgaaaacaaaattgtatGTTTTTAGTTCTTGCTACACCATCGTTTGGTTTTAAATTAGATTTCGATTAATCGAGATAAACTCTAAATcaaacaataatatattttaattttacaaaaactagaaacataaaaaaaaatgcaccgaCAAATTGCAGCCATACACCATAGAGTTCAAAagtagagaagagaaaaaacttaaaaaaaatcattttaatttgattgaataaaaaatacaatcaacGTACGATACTTAAGTGCTCTATATATAGAGCTTATTAGTAACTAACTAATATTATTCTCAACATCTTGCGGAGCAGCTAAGAAGAGATATCTATGAAACTCCTGTTTGCAAATTGTTGAACCCTTTCTTCATCCCCAACTAAGTTAAAGACAtagaaaaagtaaagaaaataagttatttttcttcCCAGGATGATGATTTACCATTTTATTGAATGTCATCAAAAAGCTAATATTCGATTCTACTATTTTTCTACATGTGCTTAATTTGACAATACAAAATATGAGTTGTGTCTTTGTTTACACTCTCCCACGGTTGATTTGGCAATAGTCAATTCTGCTCTCATCTGTTATAAATTGTGATGACTTTGTTTCACGTGTGTtctttatttatagtttatatatacataGTCAGCAACTAGCGCACATTCCCTACAACCTTTTTCATGTTCAATAACTTTTTGCGACAGAATGGGAATATAGTGTTTGATCGTGAAGATGAGAGTTGGGGCTTCAATATTTGATACAATTTCCTGAGGTAGGACACATGTAGGAGCTGTAGACCTTTGCATGCTAGTTATGTTTTGATATTTGCTACTGGCTAATGTTGTTATGACATTCCTGCATATTATTTTGTAATCCAAAAGATACTGTAATGTTCATCTGT
The nucleotide sequence above comes from Glycine soja cultivar W05 chromosome 11, ASM419377v2, whole genome shotgun sequence. Encoded proteins:
- the LOC114375970 gene encoding gamma aminobutyrate transaminase 3, chloroplastic-like; amino-acid sequence: MHTLLRSTLRTKTASSLAYAVVSRSAHENLLQAPLLSRSNSTEASLAKDNSSNDVKNGQGYKGHSMLAPFTAGWQSSDLHPLIIEKSEGSYVYDINGKKYLDALAGLWATSLGGSEPRLVDAAVAQLKKLPFYHSFWNRTTLPSLDLAKELLEMFTARKMGKAFFVNSGSEANDTQVKLVWYYNNALGRPDKKKFIARAKSYHGSTLIAASLSGLPALHQKFDLPAPFVLHTDCPHYWRYHLPGETEEEFSTRLANNLEQLILKEGPETIAAFIAEPVMGAGGVIPPPSTYFEKVQAVVKKYDILFIADEVICAFGRLGTMFGCDKYNIKPDLVSLAKALSSAYLPIGAVLVSPEISEVIHDQSNKLGSFSHGFTYSGHPAACAVAIEALKIYKERNIVDQVNKIAPRFQDGIKAFSDSPIIGEIRGTGLILGTEFTDNKSPNDPFPPEWGIGAYFGAQCEKHGMLVRVAGDNIMMSPPYIISPGEVEELISIYGKALKETEKKVQELKSQRK
- the LOC114375971 gene encoding uncharacterized protein LOC114375971; amino-acid sequence: MDGMQIALPIVGVIAAAAATFYAVSFAELREKSFRDLEESEYEDGVYRPSPSSRERRARRQANKNNKR